The genomic stretch CCCACCAGGGGGACTTTTCCGTATGGGTCCGCTTCAGCAGCTGGAATTTTTTTTCCGTAAAGTTATCCCACAGCTCCTGGGCCTGCAGGTCCACCTCGGAGAGCTTCCACTGGCGCAGGGGATCGTTCTTTCTCCTGTCGAACCGCCTCTTCTGCTCTCTCTTGCTCACGGAAAAATAGAGTTTGATCAGTATGGTTCTGCCGGCATCATCGAGAAAATTGTGTTCGTAGGTGACGACCTTTTTCATGAACCGTTTGTACTGATCCTCGGTGCAGAATCCCATGACCGGCTCGACGAGAGCCCGGTTGTACCAGCTCCTGTCGAAGAGAACGATCTCTCCCGCGCGGGGGAAGTGCTCTATATAGCGCTTTATGTGGAGTTCCGTCTTCTGCTGCTCGCTCGGTTTCCCCAGAGCGACGGTGCGGTATCTCTTCTCGTTCAGATATCGGGTGATCCGCCGAATCGTCCCCCCCTTGCCCGAGGCGTCCCGTCCGTCGAAAAGGACGACCATTTTCTTGTTCGTGTTCTCCATGTGCCGCTGCAGCTTGAGGAGTTCCACCTGGTAGGGTTTCAGCTCCTCCGCTTCATAGAACGTTTTCAAAGCCCCCTCGATGATCTCTTCCTTGTCCTTCTTTTTGAGCTGTTTCTGAATCTTCCGTATCAGCTTTTCGCTGTCTGCGGGTCTTACTTTCGGCTGGATTTTTTCCACCACCTCCCTGATCGGCTTCGCCCTGCCGCTTGCCCTCTTGTCGGCGTCCCTTTTCTTCTCCTTCTGGCTGTGCAGATCTTCAGGCTTGGTTTTCACCTGTGCTAACTTTGGCGCGTCTTTTATCTGCACTACCTTGGGATTCGGTTCCTTTTCCCGTTCTTTCTTCCTTGCGTTTTTTCTCTTCGTCTTTTTCATAGCCACTCCAA from Deltaproteobacteria bacterium encodes the following:
- a CDS encoding polyphosphate kinase 2; translation: MHSQKEKKRDADKRASGRAKPIREVVEKIQPKVRPADSEKLIRKIQKQLKKKDKEEIIEGALKTFYEAEELKPYQVELLKLQRHMENTNKKMVVLFDGRDASGKGGTIRRITRYLNEKRYRTVALGKPSEQQKTELHIKRYIEHFPRAGEIVLFDRSWYNRALVEPVMGFCTEDQYKRFMKKVVTYEHNFLDDAGRTILIKLYFSVSKREQKRRFDRRKNDPLRQWKLSEVDLQAQELWDNFTEKKFQLLKRTHTEKSPWWVIRSDNKHLARRETMKLILSIVPYKGRSRDLDLNPDPHVVIPGDKELRRMKKQRRKHGRFVE